A single genomic interval of Prionailurus viverrinus isolate Anna chromosome A2, UM_Priviv_1.0, whole genome shotgun sequence harbors:
- the LOC125160807 gene encoding olfactory receptor 9A4-like encodes MMNNLSGATEFCLLGFPGSQELHHILFAIFFFFYSATLMGNTVIIVIVCVDKRLRSPMYFFLGHLSALEMLVTTIIMPVMLWGLLLPGMQTISLVACVTQLFLYLAVGTTEFALLGAMAVDRYVAVCNPLRYNIIMNSHTCIWVVIVSWVFGFLSEIWPVYATFQFTFCKSNLVDHFFCDRGQLLKLSCGDTLFTEFVLFLMAVVIIIGSLTPTIVSYTYIISTILKIPTASGQRKAFSTCASHFIFVVIGYGSCLFLFVKPKQTQAAEYNKIVSLFISVVTPFLNPFIFTLRNDKVKEALRDGMKRCCRLVKD; translated from the coding sequence ATGATGAACAATCTCTCTGGTGCCACTGAGTTCTGCCTTCTAGGCTTTCCTGGGTCCCAAGAACTACACCACATTCTTTTTgccatattctttttcttctactcaGCAACATTAATGGGAAACACAGTCATCATCGTGATTGTCTGTGTGGATAAACGTCTGCGGTCCCCTATGTATTTCTTCCTTGGTCATCTCTCTGCCTTGGAGATGTTAGTTACAACTATTATCATGCCTGTGATGCTTTGGGGATTGCTGCTCCCTGGGATGCAGACAATATCTCTGGTTGCATGTGTCACCCAGCTCTTCCTGTACCTTGCTGTGGGGACCACAGAGTTCGCATTACTGGGAGCGATGGCTGTGGATCGTTACGTGGCTGTCTGTAACCCTTTGAGGTACAACATCATTATGAACAGCCACACCTGCATCTGGGTGGTCATTGTGTCATGGGTGTTTGGGTTCCTCTCTGAAATATGGCCAGTCTATGCCACATTTCAGTTTACCTTCTGCAAGTCAAATCTGGTAGACCATTTTTTCTGTGACCGAGGGCAACTGCTCAAACTATCCTGTGGTGACACTCTTTTCACAGAGTTTGTTCTCTTCTTAATGGCTGTTGTCATTATCATTGGTTCGCTGACCCCAACAATAGTCTCCTACACCTACATCATCTCTACCATCCTCAAGATCCCCACAGCCTCGGGCCAGAGGAAAGCCTTCTCTACGTGTGCCTCTCACTTCATCTTTGTTGTGATTGGCTATGGAAGCTGCTTGTTCCTGTTTGTAAAACCTAAGCAAACACAGGCTGCTGAGTACAACAAGATAGTTTCCCTGTTTATTTCTGTGGTAACCCCTTTCCTGAACCCTTTCATCTTCACCCTGAGGAATGACAAAGTCAAAGAGGCCCTTCGGGATGGTATGAAACGCTGCTGTCGACTGGTCAAGGATTGA